One region of Octopus sinensis linkage group LG30, ASM634580v1, whole genome shotgun sequence genomic DNA includes:
- the LOC118768577 gene encoding uncharacterized protein LOC118768577: MFQFPSTIPTVTTVLLLTLTTILTVTSNQQFYTGSYRSLAPGYSYRYLQEPPTEQFSSTQCLLKCAAISLSSQSEFFTYNNVSRVCKNYSPKNIMTVVSTNDSNEMSFYRSSQWIKTYAISMGAGSKVYDSFMNIGSPSTWNVDECRGIFCPSFFRHPILDYWNYLLIEEVKLVLYKKETAVVTMVFNGRNTTLENWFSAKNLKSSPWDDLATSPQNHFSITGVGKIRRFYVSAFHNACHGDTGWLSINEKFHVCGWEKLSYFPAILYSNTKSKTIWHNGYGTADSMAIFIRMKSN; encoded by the exons ATGttccagtttccttctaccattccaaccgtgaccacagTGCTGCTATTAACCCTTACTACAATTCTGACCGTTACCTCAAACCAGCAATTTTATACAGGCAGCTACAGATCTTTGGCTCCTGGGTATTCCTACCGTTACCTTCAGGAACCTCCGACAGAACAATTCTCCTCCACTCAATGTCTACTGAAATGTGCCGCGATTTCTCTAAGCAGCCAATCGGAATTCTTCACTTACAACAATGTCAGCCGTGTTTGTAAGAATTACTCACCGAAAAATATCATGACAGTTGTCAGCACGAATGACAGCAACGAGATGTCCTTCTACAGAA gTAGCCAATGGATTAAAACTTATGCCATATCAATGGGAGCTGGTTCGAAAGTATATGATTCATTTATGAATATAGGAAGTCCTTCAACCTGGAATGTGGACGAATGCAGAGGTATCTTTTGTCCCAGCTTCTTCCGGCATCCTATCCTGGATTACTGGAACTATCTTCTAATTGaggag gtGAAACTTGTGTTATACAAAAAGGAAACAGCCGTAGTAACAATGGTGTttaatggacgaaatacaactcTTGAAAACTGGTTCTCTGCTAAAAACCTGAAAAGTTCCCCATGGGACGATCTGGCAACGAGCCCCCAAAATCATTTCTCAATAACGGGCGTTGG AAAGATCCGCCGATTCTATGTGTCAGCTTTTCATAACGCATGTCACGGAGATACCGGCTGGTTGTCTATTAATGAAAAATTCCAtgtatgtggttgggaaaaattAAGCTATTTCCCTGCAATCTTATACTCCAACACAAAGTCGAAAACCATATGGCATAACG GATATGGAACAGCTGATTCCATGGCCATATTCATTCGAATGAAATCGAACTAA
- the LOC115226528 gene encoding uncharacterized protein LOC115226528 — protein MCQFPSTGPTVTILLLVNLATILTVTSDQKFNEAHYERLPPGYSYDYLQASPTEQFSTSRSLLECSGLALSSKSEFFSYNKDSHVCKNYSPKNIMTVVRGNDSNEISYYRSSEWIKTYAISMGANSLIYNSILNIGSPSTWNVDKCNGIHCPNFFRHPILDIWKSLPIYQVKLVLYKKETAVVTMVFNGRNTTLENWFSAKNLKSSPWDDLATSSHNYFSMAGVVKIRRFYVSAFHNACPGDAGWLSINEKFHVCGWERSSYFPAIIYSNTKSKTIWYNGYGTADSMAIFIRMKSN, from the exons ATGTGCCAATTTCCATCTACCggtccaaccgtgaccatcttgTTGCTAGTCAACCTAGCAACAATTCTGACCGTTACCTCAGATCAGAAGTTTAACGAAGCCCACTACGAACGTCTGCCTCCTGGTTACTCCTATGATTACCTTCAGGCGTCTCCAACAGAACAATTCTCCACATCGCGAAGTCTACTGGAGTGTTCCGGCCTCGCTCTAAGCAGCAAATCAGAATTCTTTTCTTACAACAAAGACAGCCATGTTTGTAAGAATTACTCACCGAAGAATATTATGACAGTCGTCAGAGGAAACGATAGCAACGAGATTTCCTACTACAGAA gTAGTGAATGGATTAAAACTTATGCCATATCAATGGGAGCAAATTCGTTAATCTATAATTCCATACTCAATATAGGAAGTCCTTCAACTTGGAATGTGGACAAATGCAATGGTATCCATTGTCCAAATTTCTTCCGACATCCAATACTCGATATCTGGAAGAGTCTTCCAATTTATCAG gtGAAACTTGTGTTATACAAAAAGGAAACAGCCGTAGTAACAATGGTGTttaatggacgaaatacaactcTTGAAAACTGGTTCTCTGCTAAAAACCTGAAAAGTTCCCCATGGGACGATCTGGCAACGAGCTCCCATAATTATTTCTCAATGGCGGGCGTTGT AAAGATCCGCCGATTCTATGTGTCAGCTTTTCATAACGCATGTCCCGGAGATGCCGGCTGGTTGTCTATTAATGAAAAATTCCatgtatgtggttgggaaagatcAAGCTATTTCCCTGCGATCATATACTCCAACACAAAGTCGAAAACCATATGGTATAACG GATATGGAACAGCTGATTCCATGGCCATATTCATTCGAATGAAATCGAACTAA